CTTTTTTTCAGGTGTAGCGCGTGACAATTATATTATCATTTTGGAGAAAAGAATGTTATCCGGTCGCTTGCGAAATGACCATCTCACCCCTTCCTTGATGGATGTCTGTAGTGTTCTTTCcctaacattttttttgttggttcaTGGCAAAGAGGGCGATTGTCACACTTCCCAATCTTACATTTGAGGTTGAGtcctctaggggtgtcaattcgtggcccgacccaacTAAATCAATCGGGACCGACCTTTTATAGACCGGCCTAGcccagaccgtttattaaatgtgtcaaGCTTGAGctcggcccgtttataaatggtcggtctcggttttgctacttggaccgtcgggcgcccgaccgagaccggcctattgttcACCGATTTGGCCCGatcctttaatgattgtagaatacctattttaccccccaaattaaagaataaaaactaaaaagtaaagacatgttcacattttaaataatggttatatttggtatcatttattgatttattgtcatttttttgggcttgcatgagtgggccggaatataatagcacattttaaagagggcccgtttaaaaaccggttaaagcccgtttaacattaaacatgtccgtagcccggttaaggcctgactaaagcccgattatagcccaagaccgaccgaccgaatataaagtgtaccatgccctcaataactaagctcgattagttaaatgggcggacacggtgtagcctttgaaagtcttcaagcccgattaagcccgaccgaaaccgaaccggcccaaccggttgacacccctagagtCCTctcttatcccaaaaaaaaaaaaaaaaatttgaatttgtatGTTCAATTGAGCATACTTCGCAGGTGTCAACTCGTCTCATTTCATGCTATTTAAAAGATGAAAAAGGGCATAAATGGAATCAAAAAGGACGGTGTTGACAATTGAGACCTACATTCCAATGAACATATATGCAGATGATCCATTATCCTACCTAGTAACCCATTCATATACTATCATGTGATAGATATTGAAGCATTACACAAAGCACATAGTAGAGCGGAACACCTTAGTATAAAAGTTCACTATCGATCACATAATTCTACTAATGAATGTCATGTAGCCAATGGTCACGTCAAAAGTGTAACACTTCAccttcatccaaaaaataaaattattcatAATATTTCATTAGGTACAATGACATTTAGTTTTTCCAAAGGCaaattttttaacaaaaaataaaaaataaaaaaggcaaaATTAACCATCTCTCTCAATCACATATTTCCACTTCCATAACTATCTTTTAGATTAATTGGTTTATGCTCACACAGGGTATTTAGTGATATTCAgtgttttcagtgaaaattgaatggttctcattcaaccatgGTATGATCATGTCCATGTAGTTGTGAGGTCAGTATCAGCCTGCGGGACTAATCAAGCTGAAGGCCTAGGTACCCATCgttaacaaaaaataattcaCATGACCTCGTTGCCTTCCTATATATGGTATTACTTTAACACACATCATTCGTCTGCTCATGTATGTTGCTTGCACTAAAAAACCCTTCCTTGAAAAACCTTTGATAAGGTTCATTGGTGTTAAGGGTATCAATTTAGAATCGAACCgaatcaaattgaaaaaattCAATATGTCTTGGTTTCAAAAAGtgaaatttctcttcttttttttccttttagcctAACCGCTTATTCGACCCAAATTGAATAAAGTATAACCAGCATAtacaaattgaattgaattcaaacaATACTAAACCCTATAATCATGTCTTTGTCGAGTTGTGAGAAATAACCTACTTTATTGAGTTGTGCAAAGAGAGTTGAAATATACGTACCAATTTGACATTGTACGACTCTTCACGAGGTTGTAATTTTATTCTCAAAAGCAATTTACTTTCActtaaaccaaatttgaactGAATTAATATAGACACCTTATACAAACTGAATGGGACCAAAGAAGAACTGAATAAAGCCCAACTGATTTGGTTCGGCTTCAGTTTTGAGGTTACAAatttttcagtttcaatttgTACATAATGCATCTTGAActaaatcgaaccaaaatcTAAACCAAAAATTGAAATCGAACCAAATGACACCCTTAATTGTGGTTCCTTTCTAAAAAATTAAGTTGAACCAATGGGGCATGGGCTCAATACAGTTTTAAGTATCAACAAGTTGAAAGAAATGAATTAGGCTAATATTGGAtaaaaagtcattttttttaacCCACAGTCGACCGACAGTATTGGTCAGGTATCAATATCGAACCTGACCGATACAATCATGGTTTTAGAGCACACAACTGGAACGGATATTGATCATCCTCAAAATCATTACAGTATCAAGATAGTATGGTATCAGATCATTCATATCGGACAGAAATATCTCTACTTTACcttaaaaaacaattttttaacaTTTTCACCCTTGATTCGTACCGTTCAACCGATATAATATCAATAAGGAATCAGGATCGAACACTTGCCAAACCAATACGGATCGTACCATGGATACAATATAACTTAGCCCGTATACCCTATCCGATATCGATTCCTAAAATCCTGCTCTATGAAAGTGTAGCCATGAAGGTAGACTCTTGAGGCTTGACCTCTTATTGATGATCAGGATAAGAGTGTTTTGTACATTGTAAAGGCAATTGTGCTACATTATACAGACCTTTAGATACATAAATATAAAgttctacatatatatatagggaaggGTAATGTGGATTCTTACTACATCACCCTTGGAGATATGTGGGCCCTCAATGGAGTCTTCATCACAACCTCAAAATTTTGCTTCTCTGACAAGTCAACATCTTCTCCATCAACAGCCATCCATTTGAAATCTTTGATCAGATTAGCTACAAAATACTCCATAAGAAGCAATGCCAGGTTATATCCAGGGCAAATCCTCCTCCCCACACCAAATGGCATCATCTTTATCTCCTTCCCTCCTGTTATATCAAATCCTTCTCCACTCATAAACCTATCAGGCCAGAACTCCATTGGATTCTCCCACACTTTTGGGTCCCACCCCATCTCTGCCATCATAAAATAAATAGTAGCATTCTTAGGTATGACATGTTTGTCTAATTGAAACTCCTCCGTGACAGCATGTGACAACCCAAAGTGCATTGGAGGATGCCGCCTCAGCCCTTCCAAAACTACTGCCTTCAAATAAGGCATCTTCTGCAAATCCTCCTCTGTgatctcttcatcttctcccAAAACCCTCATGATTTCAGAATATAGCTTTGCTTGGATATCTTGATGCTTTACTAGGTTGGCCATGATCCATTCCATTGTCGTTGCTATTGTGTCAGTGCCTGTAGAAAACGAGAACCTAAAATGAAGCAAAAACTAATGAGAATCACAAATAATCAAACAATACACTCAAAGATTTACGTGGgttgacaagattgcctacgtccacgatgagatgagatctgtTTCACTATCCATAGAGAATAGTGTTATAATTGCTCGTCATCATACCTCTGTCAGATTGATTTATAGAAATACCCATATAgttctaaaaaaaattctcaaagtGAAAGTGCGCTGATTCTTCTAGGCCTCTTAACGGTCCCTCAAGATCAGCCCACAAATGCAAgcgaatacaagacatcataccctAATAATACCTGCATTTAGAAACTCGGAGCATAAGGTCCGCAACTCAAATTCGTTGAGCTTCCTATCTTCATCTGGAAGCCAAATCTTCAACAGTGTATCAACATATGAAACGACTAACTCATCAGTCTCATGGTGATTCTCCTTTCGTTCAATCAGAGATCTTATCAACGGGGTGAGAATATTTGCCCTGCACTGCTGCAGATCGAGCAGTTCCTTCTGCAACTTCCTGAAGATCATCTTTCCTAAGTTTGGCATGTAGGACAGGATTCTGAATCTACTGAAATTGGTAGTGAATGTTCTCTGAGAAGCTTCGACCTTTTTGATAACCTCCTCATCAaatttttgaccaaaacacatGGAAAATACTatggaaaagaaggagagaCGAACTTGTGTGGTCACACAAATGGCTTTGCCAGATTCAGATTGGTCTTTGAGCTTGCTTACAAGTGTTTGCAAGGCCAATTTGCGGGTGTTTCTGTAGCTGTAGAGGATAAAATAGAGAGACTCAGATCCAAACCCAGATGATATATGTCAAGTTTTTCGACTGTTGAACAATGGTGACAGTaatttcaaaacttcaaatattTAGTATAAACCCATATTGATCTTCTCTTAGGGAAGGGCTTTTGATAGAACAGAATCTAGTGCCTCTGAAGCTTGGAAATTTACTCATTCTATGAGGGATTAATTCATTGAAGAATGTATCCTATAGAGTGGGCAGTGGACATTCAATTACCCCATGGACAGATCACACATcctttgaattgaattcaagGATTTTTCCTCTTGGGGAGGAGTGTTATTAGGGTTATTGGGAATTCTTTGTGAACACAGATAGGCGAGAGGAAGAGAACATATAACCCTTTCTCCATTGTTAATTACTGAAAAGTGCTCTCATGTCTCCCATGGACAGATCACCTTGCTCTCATCCCTCTATGGAGGTTGGAACCATGCGACTTGCCTATAGTTAGGAAAACCATATGGTGCAAGAGGGTGCTCAAGAAGTTCAAGATTGATGAGTCCATTGATAAGCTAGGGATTGACTAACAAGAGACTTATTCTCCTATGGCTAGGATTGCATCCATACAGATCATCTCAGAGATTGATTGTGGCTCACTTGGATTTGGAGTTTTTCTAGTTTGATGTTAAAACAACATTCCTAAATGGTGACTTGAAGGAAGCACAATCTACATGTGACAGCATGAGGGCTTTCAGGTGCAGGGACAGGAGAACTGATGATTCACTCGACCAACTGGCTACACCCTTACACAACCCACTATGTCTTTTTCACATCTTCAATGGGTTTGTAGTTGGCAGGGGCAAATCCAAGTCAGTTTTGATGGGTCAACAATGGGTAACCTAGACCCTCCTGGATCTTGTGGTGTTTCCAGAAAAAACAAGGATTATCCTATATCTTAAGTTTTGCTAATTTTTTAGGCAGAGCAACGGTACCATTGGCCAAGGACTGAAATGCTCTATAATAATTAGTTCTTGCTTATATTAATGGCTACTCTGATGTGTGGTTGGAAGGAGATTAACAGTAGTTTTGgattttattaaatattaatggTCACCCTTAAGAACTTCCTTGGTCTATTGGCTCATAAGCTCATTCTGCCGTTTCACACTATtaacagttaaaaaaataaagggtaaaGGGCGGGGGGTGGAGACCTAAAATCATACATGGATTGATGAGATCAATGTTGCCAAAGACCAAAACTGTGAAGTCATACCTCTTCAGCCGAGAAGGGTGGAGGATCTCAGAGGTGAGGTTCCGGCGGAGGAGCCGCCAGTAAGGGCCATAAGGAGAAGAGCTGATGGCCTTTTGCGTGCTAGTGGCAGAGTGATTTAGGGCATGCGGGCGATCGGCAAAGATGGCTCCATTCTGGATGAGGGCTTGATGAGCAAGGAAACGGCTGTTAATGAAAATGTTGGGTTGGGAGCCAATGGGTACAGAGAAGACTGGACCGTACTTGGCATGGAGCTTCAATAGGACTGGCTCAAGTTCTAACAAGCTCCCACGAAGCCACAGGAAGTTGCCTATGATGGGTACTGTCCAAGGGCCTGGTGGGCATCTGGGATTTGTATTGTGTGAGAGGAAATCCAGGAGAAGCTTAAGGGCAGCACAGAGGCATAGAGTGGTGAAGAGGATGACCCAGATCTCCatttgagattgagattgagagagagagattacccaGATCTCCCTTGTATTCATGTTATTATATTTTTGGAGGATAAGATTTCCATATATGCCATGTGAAATGAAATACAACACATGTTATGCTTAATTTATATGGTCTTCCTAGATGATAGTGTAAAAACATTTTTCAAGTCTACCAATCGACTCATCCATTTATGCCGTGTGatagactaggggtgtcaatttgtggcccgaaccgggtaAATCGACcaggaccgaccgtttaaagaccggcccggcccagaccatttattaaacgtgtcgggcttgagcccggcccgtttataaatggtcggtctcggttttgctacttgaaccgtcgggcgcccgaccgagaccggcctattgtgcaccaacgtggcccgaccctttaatgattgtagaatacctattttaccccccaaattaaagaataaaaactaaaaagtaaagacatgttcacattttaaataatggttatattttgtatcatttattgatttattatcatttttttgggcttgcataagtgggccggaatataatagcacattttaaagagggcccgtttaaaaaccgattaagcccgtttaacattaaacatgtccgtagcccggttaaggcccgactaaagcccgattaaggtggcccgattataacccgagaccgaccgaccgaatataaagtgtaccatgccctcaataactaagcccgattagttaaatgggcggacacggtgtagcctttgaaagtcttcaagcccgattaagcccgaccgaaaccgaaccgacccgaccggttgacacccctatgatagACAATGAAACATGACGCATAAACGTAAACAGTAGACATAGTTAAATATAGTTTTGGGAAATTATTCTTTGTTTGGGAGTGTAGTCTATGCGAATGATCCTTTGTGTTTATCGCGCTTCTTTTCTTATGAAATGACATCTATACCTTTtattggaagagaaaaaagagaattaaGGAACATCATGATTTAGATCCTCTTCAATTCTTAATGGTGCAATTCCCTCTGTGCATGCGatatttgaacattttcaaaatcGAACAATTGTAAAAATTCAAGGCATTTGAGGAGTTAAAATAGGTTTAAATTCTAAAAACTTCTACAACCATTGGATTt
This genomic stretch from Macadamia integrifolia cultivar HAES 741 chromosome 2, SCU_Mint_v3, whole genome shotgun sequence harbors:
- the LOC122072295 gene encoding cytochrome P450 89A2-like — its product is MNTREIWVISLSQSQSQMEIWVILFTTLCLCAALKLLLDFLSHNTNPRCPPGPWTVPIIGNFLWLRGSLLELEPVLLKLHAKYGPVFSVPIGSQPNIFINSRFLAHQALIQNGAIFADRPHALNHSATSTQKAISSSPYGPYWRLLRRNLTSEILHPSRLKSYRNTRKLALQTLVSKLKDQSESGKAICVTTQVRLSFFSIVFSMCFGQKFDEEVIKKVEASQRTFTTNFSRFRILSYMPNLGKMIFRKLQKELLDLQQCRANILTPLIRSLIERKENHHETDELVVSYVDTLLKIWLPDEDRKLNEFELRTLCSEFLNAGTDTIATTMEWIMANLVKHQDIQAKLYSEIMRVLGEDEEITEEDLQKMPYLKAVVLEGLRRHPPMHFGLSHAVTEEFQLDKHVIPKNATIYFMMAEMGWDPKVWENPMEFWPDRFMSGEGFDITGGKEIKMMPFGVGRRICPGYNLALLLMEYFVANLIKDFKWMAVDGEDVDLSEKQNFEVVMKTPLRAHISPRVM